A genomic window from Candidatus Thermoplasmatota archaeon includes:
- a CDS encoding dolichol kinase, translated as MKKPVPSIEKIVEKFEETKNKINAIEFDVHWYRRVFHAFGACFLFYYLLPDVNWINLLKFWVPFLIL; from the coding sequence ATGAAGAAACCTGTGCCATCTATAGAAAAAATTGTGGAAAAATTTGAGGAAACAAAAAATAAAATTAATGCTATAGAGTTTGATGTTCATTGGTACAGACGTGTTTTCCATGCATTTGGTGCATGTTTCTTGTTTTATTATTTGCTACCCGATGTTAATTGGATTAATTTATTGAAATTTTGGGTACCATTTTTAATACTTG